One genomic region from Thalassomonas viridans encodes:
- a CDS encoding metallophosphoesterase — translation MSNEKRPIIYWHFSDIHWSKEQSSERSIFVRAFLEHLKEMKRELGAPDFICLTGDITNSGKLEDFKDFEDNLLKRILDISGEIPLFAVPGNHDLNRELVVKEPFDDKIPPRQLAEQIYDTSRYLLYALAFKDYMEWWNKVDPGVRYDDKKDSSLFAWTYMLEVKGKKINISGINTAWTCYTQRNEKNEALDEGNLLVARGQLDSGFHNIDSENISLLLFHHPTDWLKGAIRTQIRNLMQANFDLLLHGHTHNTDDLFSLSAPAGHSVYLPSFALYNRQDSGTTKYSRGYNIGIINTISKEVSVNYYRYTEEHREKFIKFGDIGDDGVCSFNLSSHERSKPSPKNKEVDWYSVLETEQRFKKIDNDLINTLPISSLSLMTLDKFINLSCSILNKSSLVSNNNEEDCWEALLSIIILLRCQLHHESESLSRNVPATQKYLDIIKGYKQEKLLDISMLAYSDISDMSLEENSFSEINANSNDDFSCFVSLFFSLAQLIFLSDNCALIPFAFPTDSRLSHIDFNNWNIESSNIASLKYDHSNSKIILSLRVKDRTGFFAVCTLKHHFDNAIKLVAGAWRDCHKLLPPLNLEIDYPFWDGCSMRESYLQVDTTPIVQLLMGRTMYGDSHHVWFREIVQNALDANTSRRSVEGEQFETELTIRLERGNIVKIRDNGIGMSYQHIIRYLTTLGRSIWSSDELKEIGKKDKDETIGKFGIGFVSIFQEAERVRVYTKYFRDIGEPGWLVDFSSIDRPFVIEEVDCDIGTVIEATLRNPLDSKDFFELVSQYFLYLDDNMIIKPRYDIVKSLEEVSLISKKPESRGCFIEGIIPGNIAGYRFRLKALFLYHSSLQDNTHRRLSSTGKTREILDSSYLLVSNGGVRAFQQTSEYLRPGKHKFWSVNDEKYCRDSIINNYWIVLDFDKGSSPVLPSRVELDIEPDFADEVNELVHKAYSEGLISAVNKAVQSIKDLKNLRKMLLGHFFASIKPSAFWYGTKNSPPAQICDSDIISNNIINLFELFCPIRIDNIYSKRPEYVSIDSIEDWEFPIVVRSELSKSPLFSVMVRCSGQAKPDTWLSYIG, via the coding sequence ATGTCGAATGAAAAACGTCCCATCATATATTGGCACTTCTCGGATATTCATTGGTCAAAAGAACAATCTAGCGAACGCTCAATATTTGTAAGAGCATTTCTTGAACATTTAAAAGAAATGAAAAGAGAATTAGGGGCGCCAGACTTTATATGTTTGACAGGAGATATAACCAATTCTGGTAAGTTAGAGGATTTTAAAGATTTTGAAGATAACTTGTTAAAAAGAATATTGGACATATCTGGCGAAATACCATTATTTGCAGTTCCTGGAAATCATGATTTAAATAGAGAACTAGTGGTAAAGGAGCCTTTTGACGACAAAATTCCACCACGACAATTAGCTGAACAGATATATGACACTTCTCGTTATCTGTTATACGCTCTTGCATTTAAAGATTATATGGAGTGGTGGAATAAAGTAGATCCAGGGGTAAGGTATGATGATAAAAAGGATTCAAGTTTATTTGCATGGACATACATGCTAGAAGTAAAAGGCAAAAAAATAAATATAAGTGGGATTAATACAGCTTGGACATGCTATACACAAAGAAATGAAAAAAATGAGGCTCTTGATGAGGGAAATCTACTAGTAGCCAGAGGGCAGCTAGATTCTGGATTTCATAACATAGATAGTGAAAATATCTCATTATTACTATTCCACCACCCTACAGACTGGTTAAAAGGAGCAATAAGAACACAAATTAGAAATTTAATGCAAGCAAATTTTGATTTGTTATTACATGGACACACTCATAATACTGATGATTTATTTTCGTTATCTGCGCCTGCAGGACATAGTGTTTACCTTCCTAGTTTCGCACTTTACAACAGGCAAGACTCTGGCACTACAAAGTATTCTAGAGGGTACAATATTGGTATTATAAATACGATTTCTAAAGAAGTATCCGTTAATTATTATCGATATACAGAAGAGCATCGTGAAAAATTTATAAAGTTTGGTGATATTGGAGATGATGGTGTTTGTTCATTTAATCTCTCTAGTCATGAGAGATCTAAACCGTCACCTAAAAACAAAGAGGTAGATTGGTATAGTGTTTTAGAAACAGAACAACGTTTTAAGAAAATAGATAACGACCTAATAAATACGCTTCCAATAAGTTCTTTATCTTTGATGACATTGGATAAATTTATAAATTTATCCTGTTCTATTTTAAATAAATCTTCTTTAGTATCAAATAATAACGAAGAGGATTGTTGGGAAGCACTGCTAAGTATTATAATTTTACTTAGATGTCAGCTTCATCATGAAAGTGAATCATTAAGTCGAAATGTTCCTGCCACACAGAAATATTTAGATATCATTAAGGGATACAAACAAGAAAAGCTCTTAGATATTTCAATGTTAGCTTACTCTGATATTTCTGATATGTCTTTGGAAGAAAACAGCTTTTCTGAAATAAATGCAAACTCGAATGATGATTTTTCCTGTTTTGTATCCTTATTTTTCTCACTTGCTCAGTTAATTTTCCTATCTGATAACTGCGCTTTAATCCCCTTTGCCTTTCCGACAGATTCTCGTTTGTCTCATATTGATTTTAATAATTGGAACATAGAGTCGTCCAATATAGCTTCTCTGAAATATGATCATTCAAATTCAAAGATCATATTAAGTTTACGGGTAAAAGATCGAACAGGTTTTTTTGCTGTTTGTACGTTAAAACATCACTTTGATAATGCTATTAAGTTAGTAGCTGGTGCTTGGCGTGATTGTCATAAATTATTACCGCCATTAAATCTAGAAATAGATTATCCATTTTGGGATGGGTGTTCCATGAGAGAAAGTTATTTGCAGGTGGATACTACGCCTATTGTACAGCTACTCATGGGAAGGACTATGTATGGTGATTCACATCACGTTTGGTTTAGAGAGATTGTACAAAATGCCTTAGATGCAAATACTTCAAGAAGATCAGTTGAAGGAGAGCAATTTGAGACTGAGCTTACAATAAGGCTTGAACGTGGAAACATAGTGAAAATCCGAGACAATGGCATCGGAATGTCGTATCAACATATTATTCGATACTTAACTACCTTGGGACGTTCAATTTGGAGTTCAGATGAATTAAAAGAAATTGGTAAGAAGGATAAAGATGAAACAATAGGAAAATTTGGTATTGGTTTTGTTTCGATATTCCAAGAAGCAGAGAGGGTCAGAGTTTATACGAAATATTTCCGCGATATTGGTGAACCAGGCTGGCTAGTCGATTTTAGTTCTATTGATCGTCCCTTTGTTATTGAAGAAGTAGACTGTGATATAGGCACAGTAATAGAAGCTACTTTGCGTAATCCATTAGACTCTAAGGACTTTTTTGAACTGGTTAGTCAATACTTCTTGTATTTAGATGATAACATGATTATTAAGCCAAGGTATGACATTGTTAAGAGTCTCGAAGAAGTTTCTCTTATTAGTAAAAAGCCGGAAAGTAGAGGTTGTTTTATTGAAGGAATAATACCCGGTAACATAGCTGGATATCGCTTCAGATTAAAGGCATTATTTCTTTACCATTCTTCCTTGCAAGACAATACACACAGGCGATTATCTTCGACTGGAAAAACCAGAGAAATATTAGATTCATCATATTTGTTAGTTTCAAATGGTGGTGTACGAGCATTTCAGCAAACTTCTGAATACTTAAGACCGGGAAAACATAAGTTTTGGTCTGTTAATGATGAAAAATATTGTCGAGACTCCATAATCAATAATTACTGGATTGTGCTTGACTTTGATAAAGGATCTAGCCCAGTTTTGCCGTCTAGGGTTGAATTAGATATAGAACCTGATTTCGCGGATGAGGTTAATGAATTAGTTCATAAAGCATACTCTGAAGGTTTAATTAGTGCGGTAAATAAAGCAGTACAATCAATTAAGGACTTAAAAAATTTAAGAAAAATGCTACTTGGTCATTTCTTTGCTTCTATTAAGCCAAGTGCTTTTTGGTATGGAACAAAAAACTCACCTCCTGCTCAGATATGCGATTCTGATATTATTAGCAATAATATTATTAATTTATTTGAATTATTTTGTCCGATAAGAATTGATAACATTTATAGTAAGAGGCCAGAATACGTATCAATAGATTCTATAGAAGATTGGGAGTTCCCAATTGTGGTAAGAAGTGAACTTTCTAAATCACCTTTGTTTTCTGTGATGGTGAGATGTAGTGGTCAAGCCAAACCGGACACCTGGTTAAGCTACATCGGCTAA
- a CDS encoding HAMP domain-containing sensor histidine kinase, with product MNHFFKRIFISVWIVIIFTGICTLLVAYALKSMGIVKETQDYELALVNKAYDDLADMLVRQPGDISLLPKRHVLDMGRQLQIYIIDDNGRDILNRMLPRDVASIALPTSAAGPVKPYRLRKVIFNKTLPGYKVIGYRDLYAISRLAMRPNARLLLLAVAIVISVSISLWLSSYIVRPLRKLRAASQQVAEGDFNLVISDEFVKRKDEIAMLARDFDVMTAKVEQLITNQQQLMRDVSHELRSPLARMQALLSLASQKPAEDARMNIARIEQELANLNQLIDEILSFARLDTLQSLKKVRVNLKELLEVIAESAEIEGAMENKQVQVEAESHWFMYLDAELISSAIENIVRNALKYSPANSVIAIKAAVEADFLTISIADTGPGVPEAFLSELFEPFYQVGNRSGSQASGSGVGLAIAEKCVHLHGGKITAANRVPTGLVMTIFLPLSLGKEPLCKEPLSKESSHQEP from the coding sequence ATGAATCATTTTTTTAAACGCATTTTTATTTCCGTTTGGATCGTTATTATCTTTACCGGCATTTGCACCCTGCTTGTCGCCTATGCACTGAAATCCATGGGGATCGTCAAAGAAACGCAAGATTATGAGCTGGCCCTGGTCAATAAAGCTTATGACGACCTGGCGGATATGCTTGTCCGCCAGCCCGGCGACATATCCCTGCTCCCGAAAAGACATGTGCTGGACATGGGCCGACAATTGCAAATTTATATCATTGATGACAACGGCAGGGATATCCTAAACCGCATGCTGCCCCGCGATGTTGCCAGCATAGCACTGCCGACATCAGCCGCCGGGCCGGTAAAACCTTACCGCTTGAGAAAAGTGATTTTTAATAAGACACTGCCGGGTTATAAGGTGATAGGCTACCGGGATTTGTACGCCATCAGCCGTTTGGCGATGAGACCCAATGCCAGGCTGCTATTGCTTGCCGTTGCCATTGTTATCAGCGTTTCCATATCCCTTTGGCTGTCATCCTATATTGTACGGCCTTTGCGCAAGCTTAGGGCGGCAAGTCAACAAGTTGCCGAAGGGGATTTTAATCTTGTAATATCCGACGAGTTTGTCAAACGCAAAGACGAAATCGCCATGCTTGCCCGCGACTTTGATGTTATGACGGCAAAAGTGGAGCAGCTGATCACCAACCAGCAACAGCTAATGCGGGATGTGTCTCATGAACTGCGCTCGCCGCTGGCAAGAATGCAGGCGTTGTTATCGCTCGCCTCGCAAAAACCGGCTGAAGATGCCCGGATGAATATCGCCAGAATTGAACAGGAACTGGCAAACCTGAATCAGCTGATTGATGAAATACTGTCTTTTGCCCGGCTTGATACCCTGCAAAGCTTAAAGAAAGTACGCGTGAACCTGAAAGAGCTGTTGGAAGTGATTGCCGAAAGTGCTGAAATTGAAGGTGCAATGGAAAACAAGCAGGTTCAGGTAGAGGCGGAAAGTCACTGGTTTATGTATTTAGACGCCGAGCTTATCAGCAGCGCCATCGAAAATATCGTCCGAAATGCCCTTAAATATTCTCCCGCAAACTCGGTTATCGCCATTAAAGCGGCCGTTGAAGCTGACTTCCTGACCATTTCAATAGCAGACACTGGTCCGGGTGTTCCCGAAGCGTTTTTAAGCGAGCTGTTCGAGCCCTTTTACCAGGTGGGTAACCGCTCGGGGAGTCAGGCATCGGGAAGCGGTGTTGGTTTAGCCATTGCTGAGAAATGCGTGCACTTGCACGGCGGGAAAATAACCGCAGCGAACCGTGTCCCCACCGGCTTAGTGATGACAATATTTTTGCCTTTGTCTTTAGGTAAGGAGCCTTTATGTAAAGAACCTTTAAGTAAGGAGTCTTCACACCAAGAGCCCTAA
- a CDS encoding response regulator transcription factor, whose amino-acid sequence MTNSAPIKVLMIDDDKEFSSLVKEFLTDEKEFDVTTIFKSIEGVEWANRNIFDIIILDVGMPELNGFQALKRIRETCDTPVIMLTARGDHIDRVIGLEFGADDYVPKPCDLRELAARLRAIHRRFKQSQANVPVKEIVIDNLKLVQKSHSVFVNDELVSMTGTEYLVLEVLVMSAGEIVDKNNIAMHALNRKITAFDRSVDVHVGNLRKKLGPQSDGQQRIKTIRGRGYLYVK is encoded by the coding sequence ATGACAAATAGTGCGCCGATAAAAGTATTAATGATTGATGATGACAAGGAGTTCTCGTCACTGGTTAAAGAGTTCTTAACCGACGAAAAGGAATTTGATGTCACCACCATTTTTAAAAGTATTGAAGGGGTTGAGTGGGCGAACAGGAATATTTTCGACATCATTATTTTAGATGTTGGCATGCCGGAGCTAAATGGTTTTCAGGCCCTGAAACGCATACGGGAAACCTGTGATACACCTGTGATTATGCTCACGGCCCGTGGTGACCACATCGACCGGGTTATCGGCCTTGAATTTGGCGCCGACGACTACGTGCCTAAACCTTGTGATCTCAGGGAGCTGGCCGCCAGGTTAAGGGCTATCCACCGCAGGTTCAAGCAGAGCCAGGCCAATGTGCCGGTTAAAGAAATTGTTATCGACAACTTAAAGCTGGTGCAAAAATCTCACTCGGTATTTGTTAACGACGAGCTGGTTTCCATGACCGGAACCGAATACCTGGTGCTTGAAGTACTGGTGATGTCGGCCGGGGAAATTGTCGATAAAAACAATATCGCCATGCATGCCCTTAACCGCAAAATCACCGCTTTTGACCGGAGCGTTGATGTACATGTTGGCAACCTGAGGAAGAAACTCGGTCCGCAATCCGATGGCCAGCAAAGAATTAAAACCATCCGCGGCCGAGGCTATTTATACGTAAAATAA
- a CDS encoding DUF4397 domain-containing protein: MALSDLTILDQGEWIFYLTAPGESAILFESNVITIDYRDTVIFAIDDDPASEDLVIDQINTIYTDQVHLDKNTQANLRFYQSTDSFEYLDVYANNMLEMPVVDNLAPGSFSEPVFFSPGDHTFSVTHAEDSTEAYLSNLLMPLTAGEAKNVILYQNAQGEMQTLSVPQQNLPLAFENQLTIANLTEEEQGIDVYAINSTYSISDTPMSIKSLAYGTAGSMLIGEPQFQIVVTNTQQEDQQDTYILAESEVMTYEPEASYLILVEPDADNIGGFTITTSREF, encoded by the coding sequence ATGGCGTTATCTGACTTAACCATATTAGATCAGGGGGAATGGATTTTTTACCTGACCGCGCCGGGAGAAAGCGCAATATTATTCGAGTCAAACGTGATCACCATAGACTACCGGGACACTGTGATTTTCGCCATTGACGACGACCCGGCCAGTGAAGATCTCGTTATCGACCAGATTAATACCATATATACAGATCAGGTTCACCTTGATAAAAATACCCAAGCCAATCTGAGGTTTTACCAAAGCACCGACAGTTTTGAGTATCTCGACGTATACGCCAATAACATGCTGGAAATGCCTGTGGTTGACAACCTTGCGCCGGGTTCATTCTCTGAGCCGGTATTCTTTTCGCCGGGTGACCATACTTTTTCTGTAACCCATGCCGAAGACAGCACCGAGGCTTATTTGTCTAACCTGTTGATGCCGCTTACTGCCGGTGAAGCAAAGAATGTCATCCTGTATCAAAATGCCCAGGGAGAAATGCAGACGTTGTCGGTGCCACAGCAAAACCTGCCTCTGGCCTTTGAGAACCAGCTGACCATAGCCAATTTAACGGAAGAAGAGCAAGGCATTGATGTGTATGCGATTAATTCAACATACTCAATCAGCGATACGCCAATGTCCATTAAATCTTTGGCGTACGGAACCGCGGGCAGTATGCTGATTGGTGAGCCGCAATTTCAAATTGTAGTTACAAATACCCAGCAGGAAGATCAACAAGACACATACATTTTAGCCGAGTCGGAAGTGATGACCTACGAACCGGAAGCCAGCTATCTTATTCTGGTTGAGCCTGATGCCGACAATATTGGTGGCTTTACTATAACAACCAGCCGGGAATTTTAA
- a CDS encoding IS3 family transposase — translation MENGARYFKKGRSLLCEGKRIRFQFICENKKTWPVLQMCRVMEVSSSAFYDWCNRPIAPDNRQNRLDEDARKLFTEHRQTLGSRRMVKALIKLGHQVGRFKVRRMMARLGLIARYPKKFKVTTDSAHHYGIAPNILDRQFDVNQPNQVWTTDITCVWTLQGWVYLAAIMDLSNRQIVGWAIDDHMRTELCVKALQMAYWRRKPGKGLIHHSDRGSQYASDKYRKHLRTMGMQASMSGKGDCWDNAPTERFFRSLKYEQLNYQSFRTKSEAKLSILDYLAYYNSKRPHSKLGYVSPMEYEQIELADVA, via the coding sequence ATTGAAAATGGAGCGAGATATTTTAAAAAAGGCCGCAGTCTTCTTTGCGAAGGAAAACGAATAAGGTTTCAATTTATTTGTGAGAATAAGAAGACTTGGCCAGTTCTTCAAATGTGCAGGGTAATGGAAGTGAGCTCCAGTGCTTTTTATGATTGGTGTAATAGACCTATAGCGCCTGATAATCGGCAAAATCGTTTAGATGAAGATGCCCGTAAACTTTTCACAGAGCACAGGCAAACACTTGGCTCTAGACGTATGGTGAAAGCATTAATTAAGCTTGGCCATCAAGTAGGACGATTTAAAGTTCGTCGTATGATGGCAAGGTTAGGTTTGATAGCACGTTATCCCAAAAAATTTAAGGTAACAACTGACAGCGCTCATCACTATGGCATAGCGCCCAACATACTCGATCGGCAGTTTGATGTTAATCAGCCTAATCAGGTTTGGACAACAGATATCACCTGTGTTTGGACCCTTCAAGGTTGGGTGTACCTGGCGGCCATAATGGATCTTTCCAACCGGCAAATTGTTGGTTGGGCAATTGATGATCACATGCGTACCGAATTATGTGTTAAAGCCCTGCAAATGGCCTACTGGCGTAGAAAACCAGGTAAAGGGCTTATCCATCATTCAGATCGAGGAAGCCAATATGCTAGCGATAAATACCGAAAGCATTTAAGAACGATGGGGATGCAAGCGAGCATGAGCGGTAAAGGGGATTGCTGGGACAACGCCCCAACAGAGCGTTTTTTCAGAAGTTTAAAATATGAGCAGTTAAATTATCAAAGCTTTCGAACTAAGTCAGAAGCTAAGCTCAGTATTTTAGATTATTTGGCGTATTACAACAGCAAACGGCCTCATTCTAAATTGGGTTATGTTTCACCAATGGAATACGAACAAATAGAATTAGCCGATGTAGCTTAA
- a CDS encoding IS3 family transposase (programmed frameshift): MPKYSAERKEAILRKVLPPLSRSVREVALEQDIHYQTIYAWMKEVREKGFTVPDKPTPPAQWSDAEKFSVVVETASFSEAELSQYCREKGLYVEQVHTWKAECMQGFKNSKTQQQEARKQAQADKKAIKQLKRELRQKEKALAETAALLVLPKKAQCALGRRRGALTPLSERKKLVGFIDEAYQQGARREMACLEVGISLRTYRRWTPAGRLQEDKRPTAIRPAPPNKLTEQEREQIIEVCNSPKYASLPPSQIVPALLDEGRYIASVSTYYRVLKQANQLHHRGRSRAPGKVNKPTTYTAENPNEVWSWDITYCASTVRGQYFYLYMIVDIYSRKIVGYEVHEQECGQKAAELLQRTCWREHTVKSLLVLHSDNGAPMKSVTMKAKMEELGVTPSYNRPRVSNDNPFSESTFRTLKYRPDWPSHGFKNLDEARSWVQTFVGWYNEEHKHSRIKFVTPSQRHQGLDGTILADRRKVLEAARTKRPQRWSGEIQNLDQVGAVTLNPEREVKEAA, translated from the exons ATGCCCAAATATTCAGCAGAAAGAAAAGAAGCTATTCTCCGTAAGGTCCTCCCGCCACTAAGTCGGTCAGTGAGAGAGGTCGCCCTGGAGCAAGACATCCATTATCAAACCATATATGCTTGGATGAAAGAAGTCAGAGAAAAAGGTTTTACAGTGCCAGATAAGCCTACACCACCTGCTCAGTGGTCAGATGCCGAGAAGTTTTCAGTAGTCGTTGAAACGGCTTCATTCTCTGAAGCTGAGTTAAGTCAATACTGTCGGGAAAAAGGCTTATATGTCGAACAGGTTCACACCTGGAAAGCTGAGTGTATGCAGGGGTTTAAAAACAGCAAAACCCAGCAGCAAGAAGCGCGCAAGCAGGCTCAGGCGGATAAAAAAGCCATTAAACAACTCAAGCGTGAACTCAGACAAAAAGAAAAGGCGCTTGCCGAGACTGCCGCGCTGCTTGTTTTGC CGAAAAAAGCTCAATGCGCTTTGGGAAGAAGACGAGGAGCATTAACCCCTTTATCAGAGCGCAAAAAGCTGGTGGGGTTCATTGATGAAGCTTACCAGCAAGGTGCCCGCCGGGAGATGGCGTGCCTTGAGGTGGGCATAAGTTTACGTACTTATCGCCGCTGGACCCCGGCGGGTCGATTACAGGAAGATAAGCGCCCGACAGCGATAAGGCCGGCACCACCAAATAAATTAACCGAGCAAGAGCGGGAGCAAATTATTGAAGTCTGCAATAGCCCTAAATATGCCAGCCTACCGCCGTCTCAGATAGTACCGGCATTGTTGGATGAAGGGCGTTATATTGCCTCGGTATCCACTTATTACCGGGTATTAAAACAGGCTAACCAGTTGCACCATAGAGGAAGAAGCCGGGCACCAGGCAAGGTAAATAAACCAACGACTTATACCGCAGAAAATCCGAATGAGGTGTGGTCTTGGGATATAACCTATTGTGCTTCAACAGTCAGAGGACAATATTTTTACTTATACATGATTGTAGATATTTACAGCCGGAAAATCGTCGGCTATGAAGTGCATGAGCAAGAGTGTGGACAGAAGGCTGCCGAATTGCTTCAGCGCACCTGTTGGCGAGAGCATACCGTAAAAAGTCTGCTGGTACTACATTCTGATAACGGAGCGCCGATGAAATCAGTGACGATGAAAGCCAAAATGGAAGAGCTGGGTGTTACCCCTTCGTATAACCGGCCAAGGGTAAGTAACGACAACCCGTTTTCAGAGTCAACCTTCCGTACCCTGAAATACCGCCCTGACTGGCCTTCACATGGTTTTAAAAATCTCGACGAGGCACGCAGCTGGGTACAGACGTTTGTTGGCTGGTATAACGAAGAACATAAGCATAGCCGGATTAAGTTTGTAACGCCTTCACAACGTCATCAGGGATTGGATGGGACGATCCTAGCGGATCGACGAAAAGTACTGGAAGCAGCGAGAACCAAAAGACCTCAACGTTGGTCAGGAGAGATACAAAATCTAGATCAGGTTGGAGCAGTAACCTTGAATCCCGAACGGGAAGTCAAGGAAGCAGCATAA
- a CDS encoding transposase translates to MSNKFKRPKYSVEFKQDAVKLVTEQGYTQQEAADSLGISLSAIGRWVRTEQGYRSPSSGKQTNTNLAERAELEKLRKEVAKLKMERDILKKAAVFFAKENE, encoded by the coding sequence ATGAGTAATAAATTTAAACGTCCAAAGTATTCAGTAGAGTTTAAACAAGATGCTGTAAAGCTGGTAACCGAGCAGGGTTATACTCAACAAGAAGCAGCTGATAGTTTAGGGATTTCACTTAGTGCCATCGGTCGCTGGGTTCGAACTGAACAAGGCTATCGCTCACCAAGTTCAGGTAAACAAACTAACACTAACTTGGCTGAACGGGCAGAATTAGAAAAGCTACGCAAAGAAGTAGCTAAATTGAAAATGGAGCGAGATATTTTAAAAAAGGCCGCAGTCTTCTTTGCGAAGGAAAACGAATAA
- a CDS encoding IS3 family transposase, which yields MCENKKTWPVLQMCRVMEVSSSAFYDWCNRPIAPDNRQNRLDEDARKLFTEHRQTLGSRRMVKALIKLGHQVGRFKVRRMMARLGLIARYPKKFKVTTDSAHHYGIAPNILDRQFDVNQPNQVWTTDITCVWTLQGWVYLAAIMDLSNRQIVGWAIDDHMRTELCVKALQMAYWRRKPGKGLIHHSDRGSQYASDKYRKHLRTMGMQASMSGKGDCWDNAPTERFFRSLKYEQLNYQSFRTKSEAKLSILDYLAYYNSKRPHSKLGYVSPMEYEQIELADVA from the coding sequence ATTTGTGAGAATAAGAAGACTTGGCCAGTTCTTCAAATGTGCAGGGTAATGGAAGTGAGCTCCAGTGCTTTTTATGATTGGTGTAATAGACCTATAGCGCCTGATAATCGGCAAAATCGTTTAGATGAAGATGCCCGTAAACTTTTCACAGAGCACAGGCAAACACTTGGCTCTAGACGTATGGTGAAAGCATTAATTAAGCTTGGCCATCAAGTAGGACGATTTAAAGTTCGTCGTATGATGGCAAGGTTAGGTTTGATAGCACGTTATCCCAAAAAATTTAAGGTAACAACTGACAGCGCTCATCACTATGGCATAGCGCCCAACATACTCGATCGGCAGTTTGATGTTAATCAGCCTAATCAGGTTTGGACAACAGATATCACCTGTGTTTGGACCCTTCAAGGTTGGGTGTACCTGGCGGCCATAATGGATCTTTCCAACCGGCAAATTGTTGGTTGGGCAATTGATGATCACATGCGTACCGAATTATGTGTTAAAGCCCTGCAAATGGCCTACTGGCGTAGAAAACCAGGTAAAGGGCTTATCCATCATTCAGATCGAGGAAGCCAATATGCTAGCGATAAATACCGAAAGCATTTAAGAACGATGGGGATGCAAGCGAGCATGAGCGGTAAAGGGGATTGCTGGGACAACGCCCCAACAGAGCGTTTTTTCAGAAGTTTAAAATATGAGCAGTTAAATTATCAAAGCTTTCGAACTAAGTCAGAAGCTAAGCTCAGTATTTTAGATTATTTGGCGTATTACAACAGCAAACGGCCTCATTCTAAATTGGGTTATGTTTCACCAATGGAATACGAACAAATAGAATTAGCCGATGTAGCTTAA